A region from the Methanofollis liminatans DSM 4140 genome encodes:
- a CDS encoding rubredoxin, with product MDMYKCTKCGYIYNPGSGDASQNIPPKTPFEKLPETWLCPRCGATKKVFVVVS from the coding sequence ATGGACATGTACAAGTGCACAAAGTGCGGCTATATCTATAATCCGGGCTCCGGCGACGCCTCCCAGAACATCCCGCCGAAAACGCCCTTTGAAAAACTCCCCGAGACCTGGCTCTGCCCCAGGTGCGGCGCCACGAAGAAGGTCTTCGTCGTCGTATCCTAG
- a CDS encoding phosphoribosyltransferase gives MIPETFTCDAVTWERAVSLSRTLAAKVRASGFRPDLVVAVGRGGYVPARIVCDELLIMDLAGIRVEHWGTAEHKNERAVVRRPLTDDIAGLAILVVDDVTDTGDTLEAALDHLEGRGAGEIRTGVLVHKQVCGVAPDYHAEFAPSWHWVIFPWARHEDVFGFTGKVLADEPADMAEIRAILAGKYGLLAGEEEVLEALADLVAAGRAVQDGPRYLLAPRE, from the coding sequence ATGATCCCGGAAACCTTCACCTGCGACGCCGTCACCTGGGAGCGGGCCGTCTCTCTCTCCCGCACCCTGGCGGCGAAGGTCCGCGCCTCGGGCTTTCGCCCCGACCTCGTCGTCGCCGTCGGCCGCGGCGGCTATGTCCCGGCGAGAATCGTCTGCGACGAACTCCTGATCATGGACCTGGCCGGCATCAGGGTCGAGCACTGGGGGACGGCCGAGCACAAAAACGAACGGGCCGTGGTCCGCCGCCCCCTTACAGACGATATCGCCGGTCTCGCCATCCTGGTCGTCGACGACGTCACCGACACCGGCGATACCCTTGAGGCGGCGCTCGACCACCTGGAGGGCCGCGGGGCGGGCGAGATCAGGACCGGGGTGCTCGTCCACAAACAGGTCTGCGGGGTCGCCCCTGACTATCATGCCGAGTTCGCCCCGTCGTGGCACTGGGTGATCTTCCCCTGGGCCCGCCACGAGGACGTCTTCGGCTTCACCGGCAAGGTGCTTGCCGACGAGCCCGCCGACATGGCGGAGATCAGGGCGATCCTGGCCGGGAAGTACGGCCTCCTCGCCGGCGAGGAGGAGGTCCTCGAAGCCCTCGCCGACCTGGTCGCCGCGGGTCGGGCGGTGCAGGACGGCCCGCGCTACCTGCTCGCGCCCCGCGAGTGA
- a CDS encoding protease inhibitor I42 family protein translates to MKRMVLGTAAALLLCACILGAGCTGGEPADVTTPTPTENGSVGMANPAAVWCEQMGYGYEIRKDASGGEYGVCIFGNGMEADEWAVYRAAMGAYNETANGTVVDVTKGDVVAIALAENPTTGYGWNATLSAGLTLLNDTYVVDDHPAGMVGVGGTRTWILRADGTGDQTFSAVYKRPWENATAQDETFSLSFTVA, encoded by the coding sequence ATGAAGCGAATGGTGCTTGGAACCGCCGCCGCACTCCTGCTCTGCGCCTGCATCCTCGGCGCAGGCTGCACCGGAGGGGAACCGGCGGACGTGACAACGCCGACGCCGACGGAGAACGGATCTGTCGGTATGGCGAACCCTGCCGCCGTATGGTGCGAGCAGATGGGATACGGCTATGAGATCAGGAAGGACGCCTCAGGAGGAGAGTACGGTGTGTGCATCTTCGGCAACGGCATGGAAGCCGACGAATGGGCGGTCTACCGTGCGGCAATGGGAGCCTACAACGAGACGGCGAACGGGACAGTGGTCGACGTCACGAAGGGCGACGTCGTGGCGATCGCCCTTGCGGAGAACCCGACGACCGGGTACGGGTGGAACGCCACCCTCTCTGCCGGGCTCACCCTCTTAAACGACACCTATGTCGTGGATGATCACCCTGCGGGCATGGTCGGCGTCGGCGGAACGCGGACCTGGATCCTGAGGGCCGACGGGACGGGGGACCAGACCTTCTCCGCGGTGTACAAACGCCCCTGGGAGAACGCCACCGCCCAGGACGAGACCTTCTCCCTCTCCTTCACCGTCGCCTGA
- the kamA gene encoding lysine 2,3-aminomutase, whose translation MLTDTTTEQKIAERIDADTAVARWNDWQWQVAHAVRDIATFEQALGIALPPEERDALEETVATFPLCVTPYYLSLIDREDYTNDPVFMQCFPSTQELEIGACDLADPLAEDADHPAPCITHRYPDRVLFLVSNLCAMYCRHCTRKRRVGDVDSIPSHEEIDAGLAYIRSHPEIRDVLLSGGDPLMLPDALLDRILTELDAIEHVEVVRIGTRIPVVLPQRVTDDLVEMLARHHPLWINTHFNHPKEITATAEQALAKLADAGIPLGNQTVLLANVNDCPRLQRTLVQKLVKNRVRPYYLYQCDLSEGLSHFRTSVAKGIEIIENLVGHTSGFAVPTYVIDAPGGGGKIPVMPTYLISWSDSRVVLRNYEGVITSYPEPADYRPAYCDGRCAECSLKLMEEGAEEQGTTGIASLLSDLDPTTTLVPENTDRMERRGDA comes from the coding sequence ATGCTGACCGACACGACGACCGAGCAGAAGATCGCGGAGCGCATCGACGCCGACACCGCCGTGGCACGGTGGAACGACTGGCAGTGGCAGGTTGCCCACGCCGTCCGCGATATCGCGACCTTTGAACAGGCCCTCGGGATCGCCCTCCCGCCTGAAGAGCGGGACGCCCTCGAAGAGACGGTGGCAACGTTCCCGCTCTGCGTGACCCCGTACTACCTCTCCCTCATCGACCGGGAGGACTACACGAACGACCCCGTCTTCATGCAGTGCTTCCCCTCGACACAGGAACTCGAGATCGGGGCGTGCGACCTCGCCGACCCGCTGGCCGAGGACGCCGACCACCCGGCGCCCTGCATCACCCACCGCTACCCCGACCGGGTGCTCTTCCTGGTCTCCAACCTCTGCGCCATGTACTGCCGGCACTGCACCAGAAAACGCCGGGTGGGGGACGTAGACTCCATCCCCTCGCACGAAGAGATCGACGCCGGTCTCGCCTACATCAGGTCGCACCCCGAGATCAGGGACGTCCTCCTCTCAGGCGGCGATCCCCTCATGCTCCCCGACGCCCTCCTCGACCGGATCCTCACCGAACTCGACGCCATCGAGCACGTCGAGGTGGTGCGGATCGGCACCCGCATCCCGGTCGTCCTCCCGCAGCGGGTCACCGACGACCTCGTCGAAATGCTCGCCCGCCATCACCCGCTCTGGATCAACACCCATTTCAACCACCCCAAAGAGATCACCGCCACCGCCGAACAGGCGCTCGCGAAACTCGCCGATGCCGGCATCCCGCTCGGCAACCAGACCGTCCTCCTGGCAAACGTCAACGACTGCCCGCGGCTCCAGCGGACCCTTGTGCAGAAACTCGTCAAAAACCGCGTCCGCCCGTACTACCTCTACCAGTGCGACCTCAGCGAGGGCCTCTCCCACTTCAGGACCTCGGTCGCAAAGGGCATCGAGATCATCGAGAACCTCGTCGGCCACACCAGCGGGTTCGCCGTCCCGACCTATGTCATCGACGCACCCGGCGGCGGCGGCAAGATCCCGGTGATGCCCACCTACCTGATCTCGTGGTCGGACTCGCGGGTGGTGCTCAGGAACTACGAGGGCGTCATCACCTCCTATCCAGAACCGGCAGACTACCGCCCGGCGTACTGCGACGGCAGGTGCGCCGAGTGCAGTCTCAAACTGATGGAAGAGGGCGCAGAGGAGCAGGGCACCACCGGGATCGCAAGCCTCCTCTCAGACCTCGACCCGACCACCACCCTGGTCCCTGAGAACACCGACAGGATGGAGCGGCGGGGCGATGCCTGA
- a CDS encoding MFS transporter — protein sequence MRRSSLITALSVIGFFAIFSTTISKNPVLPLFSQALGAGEVTIGLIAAVSPAAGILFSFPVGVLADRIGAKRLLTGSALVFLTAPLLYLFVADPLWLIPVRFFHGLATAILGPVASITIYTAYPEAKGEMSGIYSSATLVGRTAAPLAGGIILSASAAAAGLTAYHLVYGAAFLAAIPVLFLVLTLKDAPGDPAGAKGQTVSFTASLRGFLQSPPLLSTALVEMAAYFTFGIFETWLPLYLIAAGVQEYLIGLLFALQVVAVAVSKPFFGALSDQKGRRIQIVAGLLAEGGCIAAFAFTVAVPAVMAVGICFGLALSLVTVSTGAYIADLSDREHLGASIGALSAIMDIGHASGPLVAGAVIAIAGYAAGFFLPAVLAAGIAVVFIGAGRSAG from the coding sequence ATGCGCCGCTCCAGCCTGATCACCGCACTCTCAGTAATCGGGTTCTTCGCGATCTTCTCCACCACGATCTCGAAAAACCCGGTCCTGCCCCTCTTCTCCCAGGCACTCGGCGCCGGCGAGGTGACGATCGGGCTGATCGCGGCAGTCTCGCCGGCCGCAGGGATCCTCTTCTCCTTCCCGGTGGGCGTGCTCGCCGACCGCATCGGCGCAAAACGGTTACTCACCGGATCGGCCCTCGTCTTCCTCACCGCCCCGCTCCTCTACCTCTTCGTTGCCGACCCCCTCTGGCTCATCCCGGTCAGATTTTTCCACGGCCTGGCGACGGCGATCCTGGGGCCGGTGGCATCGATCACGATCTACACCGCCTACCCTGAGGCAAAGGGGGAGATGAGCGGAATCTACTCGTCGGCAACACTTGTGGGGCGGACGGCAGCGCCGCTCGCCGGCGGGATCATCCTCTCGGCCTCGGCTGCGGCGGCCGGACTCACTGCCTATCATCTGGTCTATGGCGCCGCATTCCTCGCAGCGATCCCGGTGCTCTTCCTGGTGCTCACCCTGAAAGACGCACCGGGGGATCCGGCCGGGGCAAAGGGGCAGACGGTCTCCTTCACAGCAAGCCTGCGAGGATTTTTGCAGAGCCCGCCCCTCCTCTCCACAGCCCTCGTGGAGATGGCAGCGTACTTCACCTTCGGGATCTTCGAGACCTGGCTCCCGCTGTATCTCATCGCCGCCGGTGTCCAGGAGTACCTGATAGGTCTCCTCTTCGCCCTCCAGGTTGTCGCCGTCGCCGTCTCCAAACCGTTCTTCGGCGCCCTCTCGGATCAGAAGGGCAGGCGGATCCAGATCGTCGCCGGGCTCCTTGCCGAAGGGGGCTGCATCGCTGCCTTCGCCTTCACCGTCGCCGTCCCGGCGGTGATGGCGGTCGGCATCTGTTTCGGGCTTGCCCTCTCCCTGGTCACGGTATCGACCGGGGCCTACATCGCCGACCTCTCTGACCGTGAACACCTCGGCGCCTCGATCGGCGCCCTCAGCGCGATCATGGACATCGGGCACGCATCAGGGCCGCTCGTCGCCGGGGCGGTCATCGCCATCGCAGGCTACGCCGCGGGTTTTTTCCTGCCGGCCGTTCTTGCCGCCGGTATCGCCGTAGTCTTTATCGGAGCGGGCAGGAGTGCTGGATAA
- a CDS encoding DUF3089 domain-containing protein yields MQRANGGAPTLEDLRGRALGVPVALPPFDLDRDVPDAPDYADPESWLALPAHFGTERQPVDVFWVYPTILSDDATYLMDTRDPGLREKAVWTLVEQASIFDGQANIYAPYYRQNNVKINPLMLTEAAPIFALGQGDLVAAFAYFMEHINRGERPIILAAHSQGSVRVVELSKAGELLTGDLASLERLVAAYVIGYSITPADLEKNPLMKVGESAEETGCFITYNTISDEEGRERQAPTVIPGTVVVNPLTWRTDTAFAPASSNIEAVFFRRGDPEHLVRHPHFAAAQVKGNALVITEISHPEDLPATSVTFPPGVYHMYDYAIFYENLRKNVGERIRSYFNPHRG; encoded by the coding sequence ATGCAGCGTGCAAACGGAGGTGCGCCGACGCTCGAAGACCTGCGGGGAAGGGCGCTCGGGGTGCCGGTCGCCCTCCCCCCGTTCGATCTCGACCGGGACGTGCCCGATGCGCCCGACTACGCCGACCCGGAGAGCTGGCTCGCCCTGCCCGCACATTTCGGCACCGAGCGGCAGCCCGTGGACGTCTTCTGGGTCTACCCCACGATCCTCTCCGACGACGCGACCTACCTGATGGACACCCGCGATCCCGGCCTGCGGGAGAAGGCGGTCTGGACCCTGGTGGAGCAGGCGAGCATATTCGACGGGCAGGCGAACATTTACGCCCCCTATTACCGGCAGAACAACGTGAAGATCAACCCCCTGATGCTGACCGAAGCGGCGCCGATCTTCGCCCTCGGGCAGGGCGACCTCGTCGCCGCCTTCGCGTATTTCATGGAGCACATCAACCGGGGGGAGAGGCCGATCATCCTGGCCGCCCACAGTCAGGGGTCGGTCAGGGTCGTCGAACTCTCGAAGGCCGGGGAACTCCTCACCGGCGATCTCGCTTCGCTGGAGCGGCTTGTGGCGGCGTACGTCATCGGCTACTCGATCACGCCGGCCGACCTGGAGAAAAACCCGCTGATGAAGGTCGGCGAGAGCGCGGAGGAGACGGGCTGCTTCATCACCTACAATACCATATCAGACGAGGAGGGCAGGGAGCGGCAGGCCCCGACCGTGATCCCCGGCACCGTCGTGGTAAACCCCCTGACCTGGCGGACCGACACCGCCTTTGCTCCGGCTTCGTCCAACATCGAGGCGGTCTTCTTCAGGCGCGGCGATCCCGAACACCTGGTCAGGCACCCGCACTTCGCGGCGGCGCAGGTGAAGGGTAATGCGCTCGTGATCACGGAGATCTCCCACCCCGAAGACCTGCCGGCGACGAGCGTCACCTTCCCGCCGGGCGTGTACCACATGTACGACTACGCCATCTTCTACGAGAACCTGAGGAAAAACGTCGGGGAAAGGATCCGATCGTATTTCAATCCGCACCGGGGATGA
- a CDS encoding DUF3089 domain-containing protein: MITNTRSLICLIAVMGVCFIFTCGCANGGSPAGGNETLPAGAVDPVQDPDYADPYYWLSLPSADKPVDVFYVYPTVSSNATGFMDVNSVNERALAQGIFAAQASVYEPNANVFSPYYRQMSTQVAVEPGMLATDTAEFKRGAVDVERAFDYYIEHLNEGRPFIIAGHSQGTMALIELIKNRFGDDADLRSRLVAAYLIGYTVTDADLAAAGLTAAQGANDTGVVVTYNTQSPTSAGGPMLMAGAHCINPLTWTTDDAYAPASENLGARFYNDTTGEFLREVEHYCDARIDPETGALTTTIPEGEDLDIGPYSEGVYHRYDYAFWYRNLEQNVGDRIDAYLNATGSGGA; this comes from the coding sequence ATGATTACCAATACTCGCTCTTTGATCTGCCTCATCGCCGTGATGGGGGTATGTTTCATTTTTACCTGCGGCTGCGCGAACGGGGGATCCCCGGCCGGCGGCAACGAGACGCTCCCGGCCGGGGCGGTCGACCCCGTCCAGGACCCGGACTACGCCGACCCGTATTACTGGCTCTCCCTGCCGTCCGCAGATAAACCGGTGGACGTCTTCTACGTGTACCCGACGGTCAGCAGCAACGCCACCGGCTTCATGGACGTCAACAGCGTCAATGAGCGGGCGCTGGCGCAGGGCATTTTTGCGGCGCAGGCAAGCGTGTACGAACCAAACGCCAACGTCTTCTCTCCCTACTACCGGCAGATGTCGACGCAGGTGGCGGTGGAGCCGGGAATGCTCGCGACCGACACGGCGGAGTTCAAACGCGGCGCCGTTGACGTCGAGCGGGCCTTCGACTACTACATCGAACACCTCAACGAAGGCCGTCCGTTCATCATCGCGGGCCACAGCCAGGGAACGATGGCCCTGATCGAGTTGATCAAGAACCGTTTCGGGGACGACGCTGACCTCCGCAGCCGCCTGGTGGCGGCGTACCTGATCGGCTACACCGTCACGGACGCCGACCTCGCGGCGGCCGGGCTGACGGCGGCACAGGGCGCGAACGACACCGGCGTCGTCGTCACCTACAACACGCAGTCGCCGACCTCGGCCGGCGGCCCGATGCTGATGGCAGGCGCCCACTGCATCAACCCGCTCACCTGGACGACCGACGACGCCTACGCCCCGGCATCGGAAAACCTGGGCGCACGCTTCTACAACGACACGACCGGCGAGTTCCTCCGCGAGGTGGAGCACTACTGTGATGCACGGATCGATCCCGAGACCGGGGCGCTCACCACGACGATACCGGAGGGCGAAGACCTGGACATCGGCCCGTATTCGGAAGGCGTGTACCACCGCTACGACTACGCCTTCTGGTACCGGAACCTGGAGCAGAACGTCGGCGACCGGATCGACGCCTACCTGAACGCGACAGGATCGGGCGGAGCATGA
- a CDS encoding response regulator, which yields MSPHTGEAIRVLTVDDDPALLDTISLYLENIGGFEVSSTGSPGDALNRLETEYFDICISDYDMPEMNGVQLLGRIRREGNPVPYILITGSFSDGLERRARGAGASDVLQKSGVSVKFYTDLIAAVRGAVERFRGGGVSGMAECCSGVRV from the coding sequence ATGAGCCCCCACACCGGAGAGGCCATCAGGGTCCTCACCGTGGACGACGATCCAGCGTTGCTTGACACGATCAGTCTTTATCTTGAGAACATCGGAGGGTTTGAGGTCTCCAGTACAGGGTCGCCGGGAGACGCCCTGAACAGGCTGGAGACCGAGTACTTCGATATCTGCATCTCAGACTACGATATGCCGGAGATGAACGGCGTCCAGCTCCTCGGGCGGATCAGGAGGGAGGGGAACCCCGTCCCATATATCCTGATCACCGGAAGCTTCTCAGACGGTCTTGAGCGGCGCGCCCGCGGCGCCGGGGCGTCGGACGTCCTCCAGAAAAGCGGCGTCAGCGTGAAATTCTACACCGACCTCATCGCCGCCGTCAGGGGGGCGGTCGAGAGGTTCCGGGGCGGTGGGGTTTCCGGAATGGCCGAGTGCTGTTCAGGTGTGAGGGTCTGA
- a CDS encoding bifunctional metallophosphatase/5'-nucleotidase, with protein sequence MSPISPLSGRPVWQQAIIGATVLVCILLFIVALPYQVHPAPVHVQILAINDFHGQVSEGQNLDGEPAGSAPVLASYLEAALADEGQSATFIALPGDVVGASPPESGLLLDEPTMLFFNAFAEDCEGGPYTMIATFGNHEFDKGTAELMRKIEGGNGTTNITHLVDPYPGSNMTFVSSNVVWKTNDTPLVDPYVILDAGGVRIAFIGADTIKTPSIQKAANIEGVVFKDEAGSINRYVPEIQQEGVHAIVVLLHEGGEQEAYDGQTRNGGNVTGRVTEIVAALDPDVDVVLSAHTHEFTNAYLENAGKNPVLVTQAYSYSRAFADVDLYIDPVSGEIVDKSAEIVRAYADRPPGTSPDPEASAFLAADEQVVGPMIDRPVTTASADITGEQTGAGESALGNLVADAQRAAMGAEIAFVTTGSLRADIAKGNVTWGDLYAVQPFSSSVLSMTLTGAEVEDALERQWEAPLPPHNLAVSGLIYTYDATKPAGERVVAVLVNGTPLDPAANYTAAMVDFLAGGGDGYTVFTNGTDLAYGPVDVDALVSYMGTLPAPVEAPEQTRIAKTT encoded by the coding sequence ATGTCTCCCATCTCCCCCCTCAGCGGCAGACCCGTATGGCAGCAGGCCATCATCGGCGCCACCGTCCTCGTCTGCATCCTCCTCTTCATCGTCGCACTCCCGTATCAGGTACACCCCGCGCCGGTGCACGTCCAGATCCTGGCGATCAACGACTTCCACGGGCAGGTGTCCGAAGGGCAGAACCTCGACGGAGAACCGGCCGGCAGCGCCCCGGTGCTCGCCTCGTACCTCGAAGCCGCCCTCGCCGACGAAGGGCAGTCGGCCACCTTCATCGCCCTGCCCGGCGACGTGGTCGGCGCCTCGCCCCCGGAGTCAGGCCTCCTCCTCGACGAGCCCACGATGCTCTTCTTCAACGCCTTCGCCGAGGACTGCGAGGGCGGGCCGTACACGATGATCGCCACCTTCGGCAACCACGAGTTCGATAAGGGCACGGCCGAGTTGATGCGGAAGATCGAGGGCGGGAACGGCACGACGAACATCACCCACCTGGTCGACCCCTATCCGGGCTCGAACATGACCTTCGTCTCCTCGAACGTGGTCTGGAAGACCAACGACACGCCCCTCGTCGATCCCTACGTGATCCTGGACGCCGGCGGCGTGCGGATCGCCTTCATCGGCGCCGACACCATCAAGACGCCCTCGATCCAGAAGGCGGCAAACATCGAGGGCGTCGTCTTCAAAGACGAGGCCGGATCGATCAACCGCTACGTCCCCGAAATCCAGCAGGAGGGCGTGCACGCCATCGTCGTCCTCCTCCACGAGGGGGGTGAGCAGGAGGCCTACGACGGCCAGACCAGGAACGGCGGCAACGTCACCGGCCGGGTCACGGAGATCGTCGCCGCCCTCGACCCGGACGTCGACGTCGTCCTCTCGGCCCACACCCACGAGTTCACCAACGCCTACCTGGAGAACGCCGGCAAAAACCCGGTGCTCGTGACCCAGGCGTACAGCTACAGCAGGGCGTTCGCCGACGTTGACCTCTATATCGACCCTGTATCCGGGGAGATCGTCGATAAGTCGGCCGAGATCGTTCGGGCATATGCCGACCGGCCGCCCGGGACCAGCCCCGATCCGGAGGCGTCCGCCTTCCTCGCCGCGGACGAGCAGGTGGTCGGCCCCATGATCGACCGGCCCGTTACGACGGCCTCGGCCGACATCACCGGGGAGCAGACCGGCGCCGGCGAATCCGCGCTCGGCAACCTCGTCGCCGACGCCCAGCGGGCGGCGATGGGCGCCGAGATCGCCTTCGTCACCACGGGATCGCTGCGGGCCGATATCGCGAAGGGCAATGTCACCTGGGGCGATCTCTACGCCGTGCAGCCCTTCTCGTCGAGCGTGCTCTCGATGACCCTGACCGGGGCGGAGGTCGAAGACGCCCTGGAGCGGCAGTGGGAGGCACCGCTGCCGCCCCACAACCTGGCCGTCTCCGGGCTCATCTACACCTACGACGCCACGAAACCGGCCGGCGAGAGGGTCGTCGCCGTCCTGGTGAACGGCACGCCCCTCGATCCGGCCGCGAACTACACGGCGGCGATGGTCGACTTCCTGGCCGGCGGCGGCGACGGCTACACCGTGTTCACGAACGGCACCGATCTCGCCTACGGCCCGGTGGACGTCGATGCCCTGGTCTCGTACATGGGTACGCTTCCCGCCCCGGTGGAGGCGCCGGAACAGACGCGGATCGCGAAGACGACGTGA
- the ablB gene encoding putative beta-lysine N-acetyltransferase produces MPDQVTVIGSSTVQHGPENDRVYLMHLAGTDMPEMPDRLAALAEEQGYTKVIARVPAPALDGFFRAGYHVEAAVPGLYSGREDGYFVARFLDAGRSVDPAAVLDRRLLLDGPSDRRTGPPAGFSIEEAGPEDAPGIADLYAETFATYPFPIDDPDHIEGSMAADVRFFVVRQGETIAAASSAEMDPDGENVEMTDLAVRPEFRGRGLSAALLLAMEERMAEQGMQTAYTICRAGWYPVNRLFAGAGYRYGGTLINNTQICGACESMHVWHRSLRGFQNP; encoded by the coding sequence ATGCCTGATCAGGTCACGGTCATCGGGAGTTCGACGGTCCAGCACGGCCCGGAGAACGATCGCGTCTACCTGATGCACCTCGCCGGGACCGACATGCCGGAGATGCCCGACCGCCTGGCGGCGCTGGCAGAGGAGCAGGGTTATACGAAGGTGATCGCCCGCGTCCCGGCGCCGGCGCTCGACGGCTTTTTCCGGGCAGGCTACCATGTCGAGGCGGCGGTGCCCGGGCTGTACAGCGGACGGGAGGACGGTTACTTCGTCGCCCGGTTCCTCGATGCGGGGCGTTCCGTCGATCCCGCCGCCGTCCTCGACCGCCGATTGCTCCTGGACGGACCGTCAGACCGGCGCACCGGTCCCCCGGCGGGTTTCTCGATCGAAGAGGCCGGACCCGAGGACGCCCCCGGGATCGCGGACCTGTACGCCGAAACCTTCGCCACCTACCCCTTCCCGATCGACGACCCCGACCACATCGAAGGTTCGATGGCCGCGGACGTCCGGTTCTTCGTCGTCAGGCAGGGAGAAACGATCGCGGCGGCCTCTTCCGCCGAGATGGACCCGGACGGCGAGAACGTCGAGATGACCGATCTCGCCGTCAGGCCGGAGTTCCGGGGTCGCGGCCTCTCGGCGGCTCTGCTTTTGGCGATGGAGGAGAGGATGGCCGAACAGGGGATGCAGACCGCCTATACGATCTGCCGGGCCGGGTGGTACCCGGTCAACCGCCTCTTCGCCGGGGCGGGCTACCGCTACGGCGGCACCCTGATCAACAACACCCAGATCTGCGGGGCGTGCGAAAGCATGCACGTCTGGCACCGGTCTCTGCGCGGATTTCAAAACCCATAA
- a CDS encoding YIP1 family protein — protein MIDTMVDRVKGFFLKPVETFRASRKDDLGTVFTYFGALLLFYAVLSSLVRAVSGTGGAAGIVADLILTVIGGFVGMLVFAAWVHLWVYVVGGRYGVMQTVNALFYGSTPSLLLGWIPFVGIIFSLWSLVLYVLGVRELQGISTARAVIAIAIAVVIPLVLIALLAAYFMVSVATVTPVLM, from the coding sequence ATGATCGACACCATGGTTGACCGGGTGAAAGGATTCTTCTTAAAACCCGTCGAGACGTTCAGGGCGTCCAGAAAAGACGACCTGGGCACAGTATTCACGTATTTCGGCGCGCTCCTCCTCTTCTACGCCGTCCTCTCCTCGCTGGTCCGCGCCGTCTCCGGGACCGGCGGAGCGGCCGGGATCGTAGCGGACCTGATCCTGACGGTCATCGGCGGCTTTGTCGGCATGCTCGTCTTCGCCGCATGGGTGCACCTCTGGGTCTACGTCGTCGGCGGGCGCTATGGGGTAATGCAGACCGTGAATGCACTCTTCTACGGGAGCACGCCCAGCCTACTCCTCGGCTGGATCCCGTTCGTCGGCATCATCTTCTCGCTCTGGTCGCTGGTGCTGTACGTGCTCGGCGTCCGCGAGCTCCAGGGGATCAGCACCGCACGGGCGGTCATCGCGATCGCGATCGCCGTCGTCATCCCGCTCGTCCTCATCGCCCTCCTCGCCGCCTATTTCATGGTCTCGGTCGCGACGGTGACGCCGGTTCTGATGTAA
- a CDS encoding flavodoxin family protein, whose protein sequence is MKITGFVGSPRKGGNTDVLVRQALAGAEEAGAATRLIYLNDVAFRDCQGCGFCKRAGACRLNDGMEELYEAIRESDGIVLGSPVYFGMITGTAKSFIDRWYAFLNDDFTSRIPPGKTAALILPQGDVNPDVYAPMATHFSVTLEFFGFRVAAPLIAAGMLDAGDAGKDEALMARAYALGQALVPSQTEK, encoded by the coding sequence ATGAAGATCACCGGATTTGTCGGAAGCCCGAGAAAGGGGGGGAACACCGATGTGCTTGTCAGGCAGGCCCTCGCGGGAGCGGAGGAGGCGGGGGCGGCGACCAGGCTTATCTATCTCAACGACGTCGCGTTCCGCGACTGCCAGGGGTGCGGGTTCTGCAAACGTGCCGGGGCGTGCCGGCTCAACGACGGCATGGAAGAACTCTACGAGGCGATCAGGGAGTCGGACGGGATCGTCCTGGGGTCGCCGGTCTATTTCGGGATGATCACCGGCACGGCAAAAAGTTTCATCGACCGCTGGTACGCCTTCCTCAACGACGACTTCACCAGCCGTATCCCGCCCGGAAAGACGGCCGCCCTCATCCTGCCACAGGGCGACGTAAACCCTGACGTCTATGCGCCGATGGCCACCCATTTCTCGGTGACCCTGGAGTTCTTCGGCTTCCGTGTGGCGGCCCCGCTGATCGCCGCCGGGATGCTGGACGCGGGCGACGCCGGGAAGGACGAGGCGCTGATGGCGCGGGCCTATGCCCTGGGGCAGGCGCTGGTCCCGTCGCAGACCGAGAAGTAG